The Terriglobales bacterium nucleotide sequence CCAGCGTCTCCTCCACGCGCTCCACCAGCGCCTGCAGATAAAAAGGGTGGCGATAGAATCCGTCCACGAGGTGCACGCGCGCGTCCGTCCGGCGGAAGCGCCGCCGCCACTCGTTCAGGCTGCTGCCCGTCGTGGTCGAAGAATATTGGGGATACAGAGGAAGCAGGACCAGTTCCTCGCAGCCCGCGGCTTCCAGTTGCGCGATGGCCTCGGCGGTGAAGGGATGCCAGTAGCGCATGGCCACCACGCAGGCGGCGTCCACGCCCTGGGCGCGCAGCCGCGCCTGCAGCGCGGCGGCCTGCTGCTCGGTGAAGCGGCGGATGGGCGAGCCTCCGCCGATCTCGGAGTAGTGATGCCGGACGTGCTGGGCGCGGGCGCGCGCGATCAGCCGCGCCAGCGGCCTGCGCGCCAGCCGCGCGAAGGGGAAGTCGATGATGTCGGGATCGCAGAAAAGATTGTAGAGAAAAGGCTCGATGGCCTCGAGCGTGTCCGGTCCGCCGAGCTGGAAGAGAACTACGCCGACGCGGCTTGTCTGCTTCATTCCCCTTGAAGACCCCTGACCCCGTGAGTCATTCCCCAATGACTCCAGAACCGATGGAGTTTAATTGCTTTCCCGGAAACCGTCAATCGGTCCATCGGGTGATCGGGTGATCGGGTGATCGGATGATCTGGTGATGGGTGATTGAAGCCCAAACCACACAGGACACGGAGGAAGATCAGGCCAACGGGTAATCGAAAAGCCAACCACAAAGGTCACGAAGGACACACAAAGGTCACAAGGGGCTACGAATGACCCCAGGAACCGGTCACCAAATGACCCGAGACGTTGTGCCCTTCGTGTGCACTTCGTGTCCTTTGTGGTGGGCTTTTCTGCTGTACCATGCGAGGACTATGATGCGGGTGCTGCGCAGCCTCCGCCGCTGCTTCTGGGTGCTGTGGGTGTCGGCCACGGCCATGCTGGAGTTCGCCTGGCGGCGCCGGCGCGGACCGCTGCAGTTGCCGGAGCGCGCGCGCTGGCTCCAGCGCGCTTCGCGCCGCCTGCTGCCCCGCCTGGGCGTCCGCTTTACCACGGAAGGGGAGATTCCCGCCGGCGGCCTCCTCGTCGCCAACCATCTCTCGTATTACGACATCCTGGTCTTCTCGGCAGCCACCGGGTGCAGCTTCGTCTCCAAGGCCGAGGTGCGCTCCTGGTTGCTGTTCGGACCGCTGGCGCGGCTGGCAGGGACGGTCTTCGTCGAGCGGCAGTCGGCGCATCGCTCCGCCCAGGCCGCGGCGGAATTGACCGGCTGCCTGCGCCGCGGACATGCGGTCACCGTCTTTCCCGAGGCCACCACCGGCGACGGCCTGCAGCTATTGCCCTTCCGCTCGACCATGTTCCAGGCGGCGGTGGACGCGGGCGTGCCCGTCACCCCGGCGGCCATCGGCTATGCGCCCCTGGCC carries:
- a CDS encoding lysophospholipid acyltransferase family protein, which encodes MLRSLRRCFWVLWVSATAMLEFAWRRRRGPLQLPERARWLQRASRRLLPRLGVRFTTEGEIPAGGLLVANHLSYYDILVFSAATGCSFVSKAEVRSWLLFGPLARLAGTVFVERQSAHRSAQAAAELTGCLRRGHAVTVFPEATTGDGLQLLPFRSTMFQAAVDAGVPVTPAAIGYAPLADGSVRMDICFWGDMSPVPHALKLFSKRRIECRVLFGEPLAASGDRKQLCRAARDWIAGHFEAIPTAEDTEDTEESLAFDHPITRSPDHPMDK
- the hemH gene encoding ferrochelatase, yielding MKQTSRVGVVLFQLGGPDTLEAIEPFLYNLFCDPDIIDFPFARLARRPLARLIARARAQHVRHHYSEIGGGSPIRRFTEQQAAALQARLRAQGVDAACVVAMRYWHPFTAEAIAQLEAAGCEELVLLPLYPQYSSTTTGSSLNEWRRRFRRTDARVHLVDGFYRHPFYLQALVERVEETLARFGDGRERVELVFSAHSLPLAVVEKGDPYPRQIEETMARVMALGGWANPHRLCYQSKVGASKWLQPSLRGTLRELAAGGARQVCVVPVSFVSDHVETLGEIDHEARALARELGIERFEMAPGLNDSPTFIAALAELVESALQERQETAGAAPDPASAAVLVAAD